In Arthrobacter citreus, a single genomic region encodes these proteins:
- a CDS encoding sugar phosphate isomerase/epimerase: MKIACSSQSFDQLLLERKMELEEFFQYCSTLPFVNGVELEDKHIFHPRNREYLNEIVELSRHYELPIVNLAFDCNFGFESEDKINAEITRVKEWVEIAKALHIQNFRLFAGWPDFDKEKQWKSMIQYVNQAATIVEEAGLTAVIENHNHGGFLSYSDDVLRMFKDLNRPSIKLLLDTGNFVDQFEGALKTAHFSGHVHAKVKEINSEGEEVEIKYPAILRKLRDVDYNGWLSIEYEGNLEPKSVVNQFGQFLAKELKETMEV; the protein is encoded by the coding sequence ATGAAAATTGCTTGTAGTTCTCAATCATTCGATCAGCTTCTTTTAGAAAGAAAAATGGAGTTAGAGGAGTTTTTTCAATATTGTTCAACTTTACCGTTTGTAAATGGGGTTGAACTAGAGGATAAACATATTTTTCATCCTCGCAATCGTGAGTATCTTAATGAAATTGTTGAATTAAGTCGTCATTATGAGCTACCAATCGTTAATCTAGCATTTGATTGTAATTTTGGATTTGAATCAGAGGATAAGATTAACGCGGAGATTACGCGAGTAAAAGAATGGGTTGAAATTGCGAAAGCTTTACATATTCAAAACTTCCGCTTATTTGCTGGTTGGCCAGATTTTGATAAAGAAAAACAGTGGAAATCAATGATTCAATATGTGAATCAAGCAGCGACAATTGTTGAAGAAGCTGGTTTAACGGCAGTCATCGAAAATCATAACCATGGTGGATTTTTATCCTATAGTGATGATGTGTTAAGGATGTTCAAAGATTTAAATCGACCTTCTATTAAACTACTTTTGGATACTGGTAATTTTGTTGACCAGTTTGAAGGTGCATTAAAAACTGCTCACTTTTCAGGGCATGTACATGCAAAGGTGAAAGAGATTAATAGTGAAGGTGAAGAGGTAGAGATTAAATACCCGGCCATCTTAAGGAAATTAAGAGACGTAGATTATAATGGGTGGCTTTCAATCGAGTATGAAGGAAATCTTGAGCCGAAGTCGGTTGTAAACCAGTTTGGTCAGTTTTTAGCAAAAGAATTAAAAGAAACGATGGAGGTCTAA
- the iolE gene encoding myo-inosose-2 dehydratase produces MNTFYNCQLAISPINWANDDMADLGDHYSFQQIVDEMNELGFRGTELGRKYPRDIVTLQNELGKRNLALTSGWCDILFSDPDHLDESLQKFKAHVLFLKRMGSTFVVTADGGGSVHWDPREDRSNKGIRKYTGREWASLCTGLNIAGEFCRQHRMTLVYHIHTGTGVETLDEIHTLCAGTDPEVVSLLLDTGHLYYCGVDPVEVIKKYGHRVKYVHLKDVREDVLKNVRDNGINFNDSVRLGIFTVPGDGTINFEAIFKTFAEVNYQGWFVIEAEQDSLQANPIEYAQKSINYIESITNLRL; encoded by the coding sequence ATGAATACTTTCTATAATTGTCAATTAGCGATTTCTCCAATTAACTGGGCAAATGATGATATGGCGGATTTAGGTGATCACTATTCATTTCAACAAATAGTTGATGAAATGAATGAACTTGGTTTTAGAGGTACGGAGCTTGGGCGTAAGTATCCTAGGGATATTGTTACTTTACAAAATGAACTAGGAAAAAGAAACTTAGCATTAACATCAGGATGGTGCGACATTCTATTTTCTGACCCAGATCATTTGGATGAGAGCTTACAAAAATTTAAAGCACATGTATTATTTTTAAAACGAATGGGATCAACCTTTGTTGTTACAGCGGATGGTGGTGGCTCTGTTCACTGGGACCCAAGAGAGGATCGTTCAAATAAAGGGATAAGAAAATATACTGGACGTGAGTGGGCATCATTATGCACAGGGTTAAATATTGCTGGTGAATTTTGTAGACAACATCGAATGACACTTGTTTATCATATTCATACAGGGACAGGTGTTGAAACATTAGATGAGATTCATACCCTTTGTGCAGGTACTGACCCAGAGGTAGTTTCATTATTATTGGATACTGGTCATTTATATTACTGTGGTGTAGATCCAGTAGAGGTGATCAAAAAGTATGGTCATCGTGTAAAATATGTTCACTTAAAAGATGTGCGTGAAGATGTATTAAAAAACGTGAGAGACAATGGAATTAATTTTAATGATTCAGTAAGATTAGGTATTTTTACTGTACCTGGTGATGGTACAATTAATTTTGAAGCAATATTCAAAACATTTGCTGAAGTGAATTATCAGGGATGGTTTGTCATTGAAGCTGAACAAGATTCACTACAAGCTAATCCGATTGAATACGCACAAAAATCAATAAACTATATTGAATCGATTACAAATTTAAGACTTTAG
- a CDS encoding Gfo/Idh/MocA family oxidoreductase, whose translation MKIGIVGAGNMGNLHASLLKTRSDVEFMGVTDIDFERCKSFCETHGGKAFRSVAEMVQAGAEVVFITIPNTKHKEAVVSALKEGATVFCEKPFVTSVQDANEIMNVLGNDENRLYVGFNRRFAPVYAETKQIIQNGFKVYSGNIIMNDGDMTSPPWVTNVELTGGFLYDSTIHMFDMVRYLMGEIREVRCVAQQCLYPLQDNFSCMFTTEEGQSIVLSTNGHASWTWPSERIQLWGDHGTIITEELDLVTECGPLKQEQQTKNVKGIDRNLKWGYVQMHKDFLDSVKNNTPFSVTANDAYRSVLITDACYRSASEGGKLIYV comes from the coding sequence ATGAAAATTGGGATTGTTGGCGCAGGTAATATGGGGAATTTACATGCAAGTCTATTAAAAACGAGATCTGATGTTGAATTTATGGGCGTAACAGACATTGATTTTGAAAGATGTAAATCATTTTGTGAAACTCACGGTGGAAAGGCATTTCGTTCTGTCGCTGAGATGGTTCAAGCTGGTGCGGAAGTTGTGTTTATAACAATTCCGAATACGAAGCATAAAGAAGCAGTTGTTTCAGCTCTAAAAGAAGGAGCAACAGTTTTCTGTGAGAAACCTTTTGTTACAAGTGTGCAAGATGCAAATGAAATCATGAATGTCCTCGGGAATGATGAAAACCGATTATACGTCGGATTTAATCGCAGGTTTGCTCCTGTTTATGCAGAAACAAAGCAAATTATTCAAAATGGCTTCAAAGTTTATTCTGGAAATATCATTATGAATGATGGAGATATGACTTCTCCTCCTTGGGTAACGAATGTGGAATTAACAGGTGGATTTTTATATGACTCAACGATTCATATGTTTGATATGGTTCGTTATTTAATGGGTGAAATTCGTGAAGTGAGATGTGTTGCACAGCAATGCCTATACCCTTTACAAGACAATTTTTCATGTATGTTTACAACTGAAGAAGGTCAGTCAATTGTATTAAGTACTAATGGCCATGCATCTTGGACTTGGCCGTCTGAGCGAATTCAATTATGGGGTGACCATGGGACAATCATTACAGAAGAGTTGGATTTAGTAACAGAATGTGGACCATTAAAACAAGAGCAGCAAACTAAAAACGTTAAAGGAATCGACCGCAATTTAAAATGGGGCTATGTACAAATGCATAAAGACTTTTTAGATTCCGTAAAAAATAATACCCCATTTAGTGTAACGGCTAATGATGCATATCGTTCTGTTCTTATTACAGACGCATGTTACCGTAGTGCAAGTGAAGGTGGAAAACTTATTTACGTATAA
- a CDS encoding carbohydrate ABC transporter permease has translation MYRIRLNGWSTLRWVFLLFMIILLDFPFFIMLITSLKTKSEVYDTSVFFPIHMVFSNYIKLWSHTNLSIYFMNSIKIALGSTLLVLVLAIPTSYALSRLQFKGKNAVLALLLVIQMFSPIIILVPLYKMFANHHLLDSIWSLIIINTTFSISFAVWFIYSFFNNIPVEIDEAAQIDGCNKFDTLIRILTPLAIPSIVTVGVFSFINAWNEFLFALTFVQTDSKMPITLGLYSFVGRYDVQWNYMMGASLLSTIPVLILFILIHKHLVKGLAAGALK, from the coding sequence GTGTACAGAATTAGACTGAATGGATGGTCAACATTACGCTGGGTCTTTCTCCTATTCATGATCATACTGCTAGATTTTCCATTTTTTATCATGCTAATTACATCATTAAAAACGAAAAGTGAGGTATATGATACTTCGGTTTTCTTCCCAATACACATGGTATTCTCAAACTATATTAAGCTATGGAGCCACACAAATTTAAGTATCTATTTTATGAATAGTATTAAAATTGCACTTGGTTCTACTCTACTAGTATTAGTTCTAGCGATTCCTACTTCATATGCTCTAAGTCGTTTGCAATTTAAAGGAAAGAATGCAGTTTTGGCATTGTTACTTGTGATTCAAATGTTTTCTCCAATTATCATCTTAGTCCCACTATATAAAATGTTCGCGAATCATCATTTATTAGACAGTATTTGGTCACTAATTATTATTAATACAACATTTTCAATTTCTTTTGCAGTTTGGTTTATTTATTCGTTTTTTAATAATATTCCAGTTGAAATTGATGAGGCTGCGCAAATTGATGGCTGCAATAAGTTTGATACATTAATTCGCATTTTAACTCCATTAGCAATTCCATCAATCGTAACAGTTGGCGTCTTTTCATTTATTAATGCTTGGAATGAATTTTTGTTCGCTTTAACATTTGTTCAAACAGATAGTAAGATGCCAATTACGCTTGGTTTGTATAGCTTTGTTGGAAGATACGATGTTCAGTGGAATTACATGATGGGGGCTTCCCTATTAAGTACCATTCCAGTACTAATTTTGTTCATACTGATCCATAAGCATTTAGTAAAAGGCCTTGCAGCGGGTGCACTTAAATAA
- a CDS encoding LacI family DNA-binding transcriptional regulator: MSVTIYDVAKHAGVSIATVSRVINEHPSVKSETKKKVFEVINQLQYQYNAAAGVLASGRTNTVALVTPNNINPFYAEVAEGIYYEALNKGINIVTTNLSLTKDNDIPYLNKQNVDGLLLMDMTAKQVAKLNKQVDNLVIIGNDLLDSKANCVITDNFSGIQIAMQHLIENGHEKVALISEPPVFNDIKDRIRAYQIIMEEKGLSSYREVIDAKGCEIVDGEQIGEQILRGGLKHTAYLVTNDLLAIGVKKAFEAAGNKVPSDVSIVGFDGSWITNIVYPSLTTIKQPMHELGSTALTLLLDLLDSDRTSARKIVLNPTLQVGGTVSKINE, encoded by the coding sequence ATGTCCGTAACGATTTATGATGTTGCAAAACATGCAGGAGTATCTATTGCTACAGTTTCGAGAGTAATTAATGAGCACCCGAGTGTAAAGTCAGAGACGAAGAAAAAGGTATTTGAAGTAATCAACCAACTACAATACCAGTATAACGCAGCCGCTGGTGTTCTTGCCTCTGGACGTACAAATACTGTCGCATTAGTTACACCAAATAATATAAATCCTTTTTATGCAGAAGTTGCAGAAGGGATTTATTATGAAGCATTAAACAAAGGAATTAATATCGTTACGACTAACTTGTCATTAACCAAAGACAATGATATTCCTTATTTAAACAAACAAAATGTAGATGGACTTCTTTTAATGGATATGACTGCTAAACAAGTTGCCAAATTGAATAAACAAGTAGATAACTTAGTTATTATCGGTAATGATTTACTTGATAGTAAAGCAAACTGTGTCATTACAGATAATTTCTCTGGTATTCAAATAGCGATGCAGCATTTAATTGAAAATGGTCATGAAAAAGTGGCATTAATTTCAGAACCGCCAGTATTTAATGATATAAAAGATCGTATAAGAGCTTATCAAATCATTATGGAAGAAAAAGGTCTTTCCTCATATAGGGAAGTAATTGATGCAAAAGGCTGTGAAATTGTAGATGGAGAGCAAATAGGTGAGCAAATATTAAGAGGCGGATTAAAACATACTGCTTATCTTGTAACGAATGATCTTCTTGCAATTGGCGTAAAGAAAGCTTTTGAAGCTGCAGGTAATAAAGTTCCGAGTGATGTGTCGATTGTCGGTTTTGATGGTTCATGGATCACAAATATTGTGTATCCTTCATTGACTACAATTAAACAACCGATGCATGAACTAGGTAGTACAGCACTAACTTTATTACTAGATTTATTGGATAGCGATCGAACTTCTGCAAGAAAAATCGTATTAAATCCAACGCTTCAAGTTGGCGGAACAGTAAGTAAAATAAATGAATGA